A window of Corallococcus macrosporus DSM 14697 contains these coding sequences:
- a CDS encoding acyl carrier protein has product MAEPELEVLAEIHRIVTDELEWKGAVEPGQDLVRDLQLDSLGLTVLAVGLENRFRIRLSEEDAQGVRTVGDLARLVARRVAAPAEPVAEEALP; this is encoded by the coding sequence GTGGCTGAGCCCGAACTGGAGGTCCTGGCGGAGATTCACCGCATCGTCACCGACGAGCTGGAGTGGAAGGGCGCGGTCGAGCCGGGACAGGACCTGGTGCGCGACCTCCAGTTGGACAGCCTGGGGCTCACGGTGTTGGCGGTCGGGCTGGAGAATCGCTTCCGCATCCGGCTGTCCGAAGAGGATGCGCAGGGCGTGCGCACGGTGGGGGACCTGGCCAGGCTGGTGGCTCGGCGCGTCGCGGCGCCGGCGGAGCCCGTGGCGGAGGAGGCCCTCCCGTGA
- a CDS encoding isoprenylcysteine carboxyl methyltransferase family protein, with the protein MVTSTQALFLGFMAALVVERLVELVLSNRNAARAFARGGVETGQRHYRFMVVFHTLFLVACVAEVFGLRRGFPGAWGWAALAGAVLAQGLRYWAIATLGDRWNSRIIVVPGLAPVTGGPYRFLRHPNYVAVVLELACVPLIHGAWWTALVFSVGNAALLYVRIRAEEAALGEVYAQAFSHRPRFIPEVPRG; encoded by the coding sequence ATGGTGACCTCCACCCAGGCCCTCTTCCTGGGCTTCATGGCCGCGCTCGTCGTGGAGCGGCTGGTGGAGCTGGTGCTCTCCAATCGCAACGCCGCCCGGGCCTTCGCGCGGGGCGGCGTGGAGACGGGGCAGCGGCACTACCGCTTCATGGTGGTGTTCCACACGCTGTTCCTGGTGGCGTGCGTGGCGGAGGTGTTCGGGCTGCGGCGCGGCTTCCCGGGCGCGTGGGGTTGGGCGGCGCTGGCGGGCGCGGTGCTGGCGCAGGGGCTGCGGTACTGGGCCATCGCCACGCTGGGCGACCGGTGGAACTCGCGCATCATCGTGGTGCCGGGGCTGGCGCCGGTGACGGGCGGGCCCTATCGCTTCCTGCGCCATCCCAACTATGTCGCGGTGGTGCTGGAACTGGCGTGCGTGCCGCTCATCCATGGTGCGTGGTGGACGGCCCTTGTCTTCTCGGTGGGCAACGCGGCGCTGCTCTACGTGCGAATCCGCGCGGAGGAGGCGGCGCTGGGTGAGGTATACGCGCAGGCGTTCTCCCACCGTCCCCGCTTCATCCCGGAGGTGCCACGTGGCTGA